A stretch of DNA from Microbacterium saperdae:
CGGGCGAGCAGGAGATCGGGCATCTCAACACCCTGATGCGCGGCTTCGACGAAGCGGCCGAGAAGGCCGGGGTCGAGAAGGTGCGCACCCTGCGCGGCGGCTACCTCGCCTCGTCGGGACTCGTCGTTCCGCGGGTCGACAACGTGCGCCGCAGCGTCGAGTTCGCCCGCAACCTGCTGGGAGTGATCGACCGCTTCAACGCGCAGAACGGCTCTTCGATCGGACTGCGGGCGGGCGTCGACACCGGCACCGTTACGAGCGGTCTGATCGGACGCACCAGCCTCGCCTACGACCTGTGGGGCGACGCCGTGAACCTCGCCTACCGGGTGCGCTCGGTCACCGGCGAGCCGGGCATCTACGTGAGCCAGACCGTCTACGACCGGGCGCGGGAGATCTTCACCTTCGTGGAGGCGGGGACCATCGAGGCGCACGGTGCGGCCGAGACCGTCTGGAAGGTGGCCTGACATGATCGACGCGGCGTTCCGGGACGGCTGGGCGTGGTGGGTCATCGCACTCGCCGTCGGCGTTCCGGTACTGCTCGTCGTGCTCACGGAGCTCATCAACGGGCTGCGTCGTCGTAACAACCCGATGGCCGGACCGCTGCGGCTCCTGCGCAACGGCGTGATCCCGGTGGGTGCCCTGTTCGCGCTGCTGTTCTTCGCGATCCAGTCCCCGGCGGAGCAGGTGTGGACCCGTGTGGTCGCCACCGTCTTCGGGTTCCTCCTCATCCTGCTGGTGCTGTCGGCGTTCAACGTGGCGCTCTTCGCGAATGCGGCGCCGGACTCGTGGCGCAAGCGCATCCCGTCGATCTTCGTCGAGATCGCCCGCCTCGTGCTCGTGGCGCTCGGCCTCGCGTTGCTCTTCTCCTGGGTCTGGGGTGCCGACGTCGGAGGGCTCTTCGCCGCTCTCGGTGTCGGATCGATCGTGATCGGTCTCGCGCTGCAGAACGCGGTCGGCGGCGTCATCTCGGGGCTGCTGCTGCTGTTCGAGCAGCCGTTCAAGATCGGCGACTGGCTCGACACCGGTGGGGTGAAGGGGCGCGTCGTCGAGGTCAACTGGCGTGCCGTGCACATCCAGACCGGCAACAGCATCCAGATCGTGCCGAACTCCACCCTCTCGGGCGCCTCCTTCACCAACATGAGCGCGCCGACCGGCACGTACTCGGCCACGACCACCGTGACGTTCACGACGGATGACCCCCCGCACGAGGTCATGGCGCTGCTGGCCGAGATCGCCGATGCGCTGCCGATGCGGCTGCAGGACGAACGCGCCGAGGTCGACTACATCGGCAAGGGCGCCTACGAGGTGACGATCCCCGTGAATGCTCCCGCCGAGGCGCAGCGCGCTCTCTCGCTGTACCTCTCCTGGCTCTGGTACGCGTCGCGTCGCCGCGGCTTCGCGCTCGACGGCGACTCCACCGATCCGGTCGCGGAGCCCGCACGCCTGGTCGAGGCGATCGAGCGCGTCGGGCCGACCCTGCACCTGCGCGAGGAGGACCGCGAGGAGGTGCTCGCCACTTCGCGCCTCGAGCGCTACGGCATCGGAGAGACCGTGCTGCGGTCGGGCATCGTGCCGGATCGGGTGATGATCATCGTCTCCGGACGTGCCACGCTCGCCCTCGAGGCGGACGGCGGACGGATCGACTTCGGTTCCGCGGAGCCCGGTGACCTGATCGGGCACACGGCGTTGACGCGTGAGCGCACGCAGGCGCTCACGGTGGCGTCCGACATCCTCACCGTGCTCTCGGTTCCGCTCGCCACGGTCGACGTGCTGATCCGCACGCGACCGCGCCTGGCGGCTGAGATCGGCGAAGCGCTGGAACTCAAGCGCAAGCTCGCCGACGACGCGCTCTCAGCGCTCGGCCTCTCGCGTGCCTCGGTCTCCGAGCGCCGGGCGACGGCCCGAAACCCGAGGAGTCTGCGGTAGGGCCGGTTCGTGTCGCAGGTCAGGTGCGGCGGCCCCAGCGCAGTCGCGTGACGAGCACCCCGAGCAGGCACAGCGCGCCACCGAGGAACATCAGCGGCGTCGGCACCTCGCCGAGGATCGCCCACGACATCAAGATGGCGACGGCCGGGACCACATAGGTCGTGGCGGAGGTCTGCCCCGCGGTGCTGCGCTGCAGCACGTAGGCCCAGGTCGTGAAGGCGATCGCCGTCGGGAAGATCCCGAGGTAGACGACCCAGAGCGTCGCATCCAGCGGCGCGGTCTGCAGGGCGCCGATGAGGCTCCCCGCCCACGGCAGCAGGGCCACGGTTCCGGCCAGTGCGCCGAACCACGTGAGGGTCGTGGCGTCGGTTCCGGCGCTCAGCAGATGCTTCTGCACGAGCGTGCATCCCGCGTACATCACCGCGGCGAGCAGAGCGAGCAGCAGGCCCGTGATGTCGGGGCCCGCGCTGGTGGACGAGTTCATGCCGATGAGCACCACGCCGAGGAAGGCGATCGGCGCCCCGATCACCAGGGGCTTCGGGAAGCCCTCCCGCAGGAACAGCCCGCTGAAGATCACGACCATGAGAGGCGCGAGGTTCACGACCATCGCAGCCGTGCCGGCATCGAGCGTGCGCTCCGCGGCGTTGAGCGCCAGGTTGT
This window harbors:
- a CDS encoding mechanosensitive ion channel domain-containing protein codes for the protein MIDAAFRDGWAWWVIALAVGVPVLLVVLTELINGLRRRNNPMAGPLRLLRNGVIPVGALFALLFFAIQSPAEQVWTRVVATVFGFLLILLVLSAFNVALFANAAPDSWRKRIPSIFVEIARLVLVALGLALLFSWVWGADVGGLFAALGVGSIVIGLALQNAVGGVISGLLLLFEQPFKIGDWLDTGGVKGRVVEVNWRAVHIQTGNSIQIVPNSTLSGASFTNMSAPTGTYSATTTVTFTTDDPPHEVMALLAEIADALPMRLQDERAEVDYIGKGAYEVTIPVNAPAEAQRALSLYLSWLWYASRRRGFALDGDSTDPVAEPARLVEAIERVGPTLHLREEDREEVLATSRLERYGIGETVLRSGIVPDRVMIIVSGRATLALEADGGRIDFGSAEPGDLIGHTALTRERTQALTVASDILTVLSVPLATVDVLIRTRPRLAAEIGEALELKRKLADDALSALGLSRASVSERRATARNPRSLR
- a CDS encoding DMT family transporter — translated: MPETRRADDLGSAPARSQGPLVLIAALVTVVLWASAFIGIRGAGPHYDPGALALLRMAVGSVALGVIALRHGIRLPAKRHWWLIVVWGVGWFCVYNLALNAAERTLDAGTAAMVVNLAPLMVVIFSGLFLREGFPKPLVIGAPIAFLGVVLIGMNSSTSAGPDITGLLLALLAAVMYAGCTLVQKHLLSAGTDATTLTWFGALAGTVALLPWAGSLIGALQTAPLDATLWVVYLGIFPTAIAFTTWAYVLQRSTAGQTSATTYVVPAVAILMSWAILGEVPTPLMFLGGALCLLGVLVTRLRWGRRT